In Massilia sp. METH4, the genomic window GCTGGCGCCCATCGACAGGCCGATCGGCAGCGCCAGGCCGGCGCCGATGGCGAAGCCGACCGCCACGCGATACAGGCTGCCGAGCGAATCGTGGATCAATTCGCCGGACGCGGCCCAGGCCAGCCAGGATTGCGTGGCCGGATCGTGCGGCTGCAACGGCAACGCGTATTCAACCCATTTCGTCACCACCGCCCAGGGCGACGGCAGCACCTGGGGGTTCACCCACCCCAGGCTGGATGCGACCTGCCAGGCGGCGATCGCGAGCACCGGCACCACGAGGCCGGTGCCCACCTCGCGCCAGTCGATGCGTGCCATGGCCGGCCTCCTATTTCACGCCCAGGCTTTTCTTGGCCTGGTCCAGCAGGTCGGTCTTGACCCAGTCCTTGGCCAGCGGCGGGCGGCTCATGCGGCCCACGCCGGTCTTCACCATCACGTCGGTGGTCGTCTGGATATGCGCGGGGGTGATGTCGTAGGTGTAGGGCGAGTTGCCGATCGCATCCTCGAAGTCGTCCTTCGAAATCTGGCCCTTGAATACCACGTCGCGCACGTACTTCTCGGCCGTCGCCTTGTTGTCGATGAAGGTCTTGGTCGCCTCCAGGAAGCAGCGCATGAACTTCTCGGCCACCGGGCGGCGCTCGTTGTAGAACTTCTCCGTCATCACCATCGTGCGCACCGGTTCGCCGATCGGCGTGTTGTACGGCTTCATGATCTCGGTGCCGAAGCCCTTGTTGATGGCCTGCGAGGATTGCGGCTCGGATTGCATCATGGCGTCGATGTTCTTGCCCAGCAGCGCCTGGTTCAAGTCGGCGTAGGCGAGGAACACCAGGCGCACGTCCTTGCCCGGCTGGTCCGAAGCCGTCAGCCCCGCCTGCTGCAGCTCGGCCAGCAGCAGCACTTCCTGGATGCCACCCCGCGTCACGCCCACGCGCTTGCCCTTCAGGTCGCGAAGCGATTTCATGTTCAGATCCGCGCGGCCCACGAGCCGGGCGCCGCCCTTGGCGAAGCCGGCCACCACGTAGATCGGCGCGCCGCCGGCCCGCCCGGAAATGGCTGCCTCGGACGCCGTGGCGCCCACGTCGAGCTCGCCGGCGATGATCGCCTGCATCACGTCCAGGCCCTTGGCGAACACATGTTCCTCGACCTTGATGCCGCACTTCGGCGCAATCTCCTTTATGTACGAGACCGCACCGTAGTGGGCGAACTTCAGGTTGCCCAGCCTGACCACGTCCTGCGCCTGGGCGCCATGGACGGCGCCGAGCGCCAGCACTGCCATCCCCAACCTGGTTGCCCACTCAGTTGCCCACTTGGTTGCCCACTCCGCCACCATCGACTTCACTTTCATCCGGGTTTCTCCTCGAAAGAACGATCAGGCCGGGCTTACCGGCCACAGCGATTGCCCGGTCATCATACCGTGCCGCCCTGTGTCGTAGTCAGGTTGTGTTGCCGTTATGCACAACCGGACCACGAGCACGAGCACAATGCCCCGCCGGCAAAAACTGTCGTTGAGAAATAACAAGAGTTGCGTCCGCGCCCGCGTGGCTTTCCGTGAGATTTCTCGCGTTCCGTGCGGCGCATAATGCATCGCAATCGATCATGAAAGGGAAGACCATGACCTCCTATGCAAGGCTGGCTCCGTTCCTGCTGGCCGCGAGCCTGCTGGCG contains:
- a CDS encoding ABC transporter substrate-binding protein, with amino-acid sequence MAVLALGAVHGAQAQDVVRLGNLKFAHYGAVSYIKEIAPKCGIKVEEHVFAKGLDVMQAIIAGELDVGATASEAAISGRAGGAPIYVVAGFAKGGARLVGRADLNMKSLRDLKGKRVGVTRGGIQEVLLLAELQQAGLTASDQPGKDVRLVFLAYADLNQALLGKNIDAMMQSEPQSSQAINKGFGTEIMKPYNTPIGEPVRTMVMTEKFYNERRPVAEKFMRCFLEATKTFIDNKATAEKYVRDVVFKGQISKDDFEDAIGNSPYTYDITPAHIQTTTDVMVKTGVGRMSRPPLAKDWVKTDLLDQAKKSLGVK